One Triticum dicoccoides isolate Atlit2015 ecotype Zavitan chromosome 4B, WEW_v2.0, whole genome shotgun sequence genomic window carries:
- the LOC119295888 gene encoding protein RETICULATA-RELATED 4, chloroplastic-like — MERSPLLHWLPGFRGFRERLLANDLFLAKLAMEMGVGMIAKTAAEYENRRENFVKEIDIVIADVGWTFPSGYGLLSLKEMVIARGERKMLLMDSTMILATMKLNLMMD, encoded by the exons ATGGAGCGCTCGCCACTGCTCCATTGGCTGCCGGGCTTCCGAGGTTTCAGGGAGCGCCTCCTCGCCAACGACCTCTTCCTCGCCAAGCTTGCCATGGAGATGGGCGTCGGCATGATCGCCAAG ACCGCTGCCGAGTACGAGAATAGACGGGAGAACTTCGTCAAAGAAATTGACATCGTCATCGCTGATGTG GGATGGACTTTCCCTTCAGGTTATGGTCTTCTTTCTCTCAAGGAGATGGTGATTGCAAGGGGGGAGCGCAAGATGCTGCTGATGGATTCAACAATGATTTTGGCAACAAT GAAGTTGAACTTGATGATGgactag
- the LOC119295890 gene encoding uncharacterized protein LOC119295890 translates to MPSPVQDPGAPRGHGFPCATGRPCIPHAVVAAYPKRLHWPTALPPLAPMVDPWWAAGSRPLLCVETCWRPSSSTGCRPPRASGSKPPWLSDAPVRYSQLSLLLWAEHEGLMLRSNLRLPSSADVSWMWRSSMCS, encoded by the exons ATGCCGTCGCCGGTCCAGGATCCCGGCGCGCCACGGGGCCATGGATTCCCGTGCGCTACCGGACGGCCCTGTATCCCACACGCCGTCGTCGCCGCCTACCCAAAGCGCCTCCACTGGCCGACAGCTCTGCCTCCACTAGCCCCGATGGTGGATCCATGGTGGGCTGCTGGATCTCGTCCCCTCCTCTGCGTGGAGACCTGCTGGAGGCCCTCCTCCTCGACAGGATGCCGTCCACCTAGGGCCAGTGGGAGCAAGCCGCCATggctctccgatgctccggtgaggTACTCCCAATTATCTCTACTGCTCTG GGCCGAACATGAAGGTCTGATGTTGAGAAG CAACTTGAGACTCCCAAGCTCTGCAGATGTCTCTTGGATGTGGCGTTCTTCTATGTGCAGCTAA